In one window of Mesorhizobium sp. B2-1-1 DNA:
- a CDS encoding septal ring lytic transglycosylase RlpA family protein yields the protein MQTTARPRLRRACAFALFTMSAALLAACASQPEPKGMVHKKTRSKEYFAETEYGVKASPRVAFMRRGGGRDQLGKPYQVRGKWYYPKEDKHYAKVGLASWYGDAFHGRLTANGEVYDMSHLTAAHPTMPLPSYARVTNLKTGSSVIVRVNDRGPYHQGRIIDVSERAAQMLDYANVGTAEVKVEYVGRAPLDGNDDQYLMASYHPGNRIPDPSDGLPTGVMVAMNGPSPSLPVGAAAVPFPGQLTNSDMVPQGQVPAQSPALGDLALPDFGPIVPERPDIGLPPQSPFSVASLSYADERVRSADVFAALDDDGMSPADILRSWKSANPQAPSPAYVAAGTFDDATEAKRVAAALEPFGRIEIQRSEFDGKDWYAVNLYPDGHGGVDDLLQAAWSHGAPDALAVRN from the coding sequence ATGCAAACTACGGCGCGCCCGCGTCTACGCCGTGCTTGCGCTTTCGCGCTATTCACCATGTCGGCAGCCTTGCTTGCCGCCTGCGCGTCGCAGCCTGAACCAAAAGGGATGGTCCACAAGAAGACCCGTTCCAAGGAATATTTCGCCGAAACCGAATATGGCGTGAAGGCCAGCCCTCGCGTCGCCTTCATGCGGCGTGGCGGCGGCCGCGACCAGCTCGGAAAACCCTACCAGGTTCGCGGCAAGTGGTACTATCCGAAGGAAGACAAGCACTATGCCAAGGTCGGCCTGGCGTCGTGGTACGGCGACGCCTTTCATGGACGGCTGACCGCCAACGGCGAAGTCTACGACATGAGCCATCTGACGGCGGCGCACCCGACCATGCCTCTGCCGAGCTACGCCCGCGTCACCAATCTCAAGACCGGCAGTTCGGTCATCGTGCGCGTCAATGATCGCGGTCCCTACCACCAGGGCCGCATCATCGATGTCTCGGAACGCGCCGCCCAGATGCTCGACTATGCCAATGTCGGCACGGCCGAGGTGAAGGTGGAATATGTTGGCCGCGCGCCGCTCGACGGCAATGACGACCAGTATCTGATGGCCTCCTACCATCCAGGCAACAGGATACCGGATCCGTCGGACGGCCTGCCGACCGGCGTCATGGTGGCCATGAACGGACCGTCGCCCAGCCTGCCGGTGGGTGCTGCCGCCGTGCCGTTTCCGGGTCAGCTGACGAATTCCGATATGGTTCCGCAAGGGCAGGTGCCGGCACAATCGCCGGCGTTGGGTGACCTGGCGCTGCCCGACTTCGGTCCGATCGTGCCGGAGCGTCCGGATATCGGCCTGCCGCCGCAATCGCCGTTTTCGGTGGCCTCGCTCTCCTATGCCGACGAGCGCGTGCGGAGCGCCGATGTCTTTGCCGCACTTGACGACGACGGCATGTCGCCCGCCGACATCCTGCGCTCATGGAAGAGCGCCAATCCCCAGGCGCCGTCGCCGGCCTATGTCGCGGCCGGCACTTTCGATGACGCCACCGAGGCAAAACGCGTGGCCGCCGCGCTCGAGCCCTTCGGCAGGATAGAGATCCAGCGTTCCGAATTCGACGGCAAGGACTGGTATGCGGTAAACCTCTATCCGGACGGCCATGGCGGCGTCGACGATCTGCTGCAGGCGGCCTGGTCGCATGGTGCGCCGGACGCCCTGGCCGTGCGCAACTGA